In the genome of Olsenella profusa DSM 13989, one region contains:
- a CDS encoding WXG100 family type VII secretion target — protein MAGKTIVVDHGALSAASHKLGTLADGMDGQATSLSDASSALLGAWEGDGRGVFSAASGTLVRFTQAAARILRAESGSIAKSNETYKEADDKAASSMESE, from the coding sequence ATGGCGGGAAAGACGATAGTGGTCGACCACGGGGCCCTGAGCGCGGCCTCGCACAAGCTGGGCACGCTGGCGGATGGCATGGACGGCCAGGCCACGTCCCTGAGCGACGCCTCGAGCGCGCTGCTCGGCGCGTGGGAGGGGGACGGCCGCGGCGTCTTCTCGGCCGCCTCGGGAACCCTCGTGAGGTTCACGCAGGCGGCCGCGCGGATCCTCAGGGCGGAGTCGGGGTCGATCGCAAAGTCGAACGAGACGTACAAAGAGGCGGACGACAAGGCGGCAAGCTCCATGGAGTCCGAGTAG
- a CDS encoding DUF6531 domain-containing protein — MSIKLTIGECESAASKYHSVAREVGNQKAGLTSTSGSVKDAWRGGAAEEWAHRIDIVANQVEQGVADDISSVGDLLDDVAQDARTLRGKAEALPASLGGSGDSGGARLVLDDGAAGGVRGDVTALGEALDRVEPAIADIRGILSQLRTCSLGVDDAAEAAVKDAKGKLETFSGDWDAYLSGVSSLVDKITSGMAKLDPNEPAMRENATAKAVANYAKSAGAAAALRGLATNSCAYGGDPVNMVTGNFIYPELDLRLGGTPGASVERMYNSDSPEVGLFGLGWSSTLDERLAFDGALVTHLRPDGRRRAFAPAGDGDVWKTVDEAEETITREGDSYVLERPDGTSRAFDGDGRLVEVRDPLGVTAVVRRDGAGLPVRLETGGGGRHVDVTYAGTRVALVRDHAGREVSYAYEGDLLASVTKPDGATWGYAYDGKGRLCGVVDPAGRWRLRQSYDAHGRVSRQRMAGEGEDVFSYATGSTAHESARSGREAFVQDEQGRTTEVRRGTVSERYTYTERNLWEGRLDGAGARTRWGYDAAGDVSRMELPSGAGVDIERDGRRVSGVTVAGRRFLSVSYEDGLPTSVTDGEGNAFAVSWDEDGGGLSVVDPDGTRTSIALNASREPVSLQVPGEGETRVERDPLGRPTRVVTPSGTVRYGWDAEGRLTSEQAEGEDPRTYAYDARGDLARVTEGEHRLSVERDEAGRVVRAELDDGQWMSAAYDEAGRMTSCEDSHGRTLACEYDEAGRLRRATDAAGSWVEWSYDKAGRPVRSRASSGAESTVAYGFDGRVRSVSDNRTGGFSIARDALGRAIASFDGEGLLFEARRDTRGAITSTKNAVGETAHFERDWAGRIVRVAADGVSASVSRDAAGRTSAVSVSEGGGGPALLEERRTYTKGGRLSRIEGPLGTESFTWARDGSLRSHEDALGTTTSQVGTDGRSMRVTRPDGSVWEGSLSHDMRRATVSDGGASVAVSFDGLGHPVRADMGDGTAVDYEYDGAGRLLSVAHSRAPKVTYAYDRADRVSGITQGDMGVRYAYDDAGRIARREFSDGTSVSYAYDGRGNLASLVARDADGYDALSEGYSYDRLGRRVARTVTRDGATSEFAYSYAYSYDGAGRLLSVSEDGRERDAWDYDALGNVLRASTPRGTTTYAYDAAGRMASSEGPEGTRRYEWDARSRLSRVTDGEGAPVLELSWDAADRLVSSTNERGTTTYGYDALGNRVCQEGPDGSFGWAIDPLRATRNTLGWGREGDLRPALADGAMPLWSSGTCLVSDANGTPLATTSDLATTLLEDPFGQGGWDGLAFGYAGYTPDPATGLLHARLRDYDPSARRFCSPDPRRGYMASPRTLNRWACCFGDPVNLVDVDGGWPDVGKWFSDRAHDAQEFWDKQVYGIDRTLKKEEVDIDGVKVGGETYRHTGGGIIVVQRNADNETTGVNLNLPSISIPGTKIKVSTSASLRWGEKWGISDSVNYTNGDGPTSSYGWEVSHSGVGVKHSVSSKLPNIIGTTIGTRASVGKGFSWPQIGYAAALVGMTVLVIVAVADNAVGVEGVDEAPAAAGWAYVLRQLLSAPAFAAACAG; from the coding sequence ATGAGCATCAAGCTGACCATAGGCGAGTGCGAGAGCGCCGCGAGCAAGTACCACAGCGTCGCCCGGGAGGTCGGCAACCAGAAGGCCGGCCTCACCAGCACGAGCGGTAGCGTCAAGGACGCGTGGAGGGGTGGCGCCGCGGAGGAGTGGGCACACCGCATCGACATCGTCGCCAACCAGGTCGAGCAGGGCGTGGCCGACGATATCTCCTCGGTGGGGGACCTGCTCGACGACGTCGCGCAGGACGCCAGGACGCTGCGCGGCAAGGCCGAGGCGCTCCCCGCCTCCCTGGGTGGCTCGGGGGACTCCGGCGGCGCCAGGCTCGTGCTCGACGACGGTGCCGCCGGCGGCGTGAGGGGCGACGTGACGGCCCTTGGGGAGGCGCTGGACAGGGTGGAGCCAGCGATCGCGGACATACGCGGCATCCTCTCTCAGCTCAGGACCTGCTCCCTCGGCGTGGACGACGCCGCGGAGGCCGCGGTCAAGGACGCCAAGGGAAAGCTCGAGACGTTCTCGGGGGACTGGGACGCCTACCTCAGCGGCGTGTCTTCCCTCGTGGACAAGATCACCTCGGGCATGGCCAAGCTCGACCCGAACGAGCCGGCGATGAGGGAGAACGCCACGGCCAAGGCCGTCGCGAACTACGCCAAGTCCGCGGGGGCGGCAGCGGCCCTGCGCGGCCTCGCCACTAACAGCTGCGCCTACGGCGGCGACCCCGTCAACATGGTCACGGGCAACTTCATCTACCCGGAGCTCGACCTCAGGTTGGGTGGGACGCCGGGCGCCTCGGTGGAGAGGATGTACAACTCGGACTCCCCCGAGGTGGGCCTCTTCGGCCTCGGCTGGTCGAGCACGCTCGACGAGCGCCTGGCGTTCGACGGCGCCCTCGTCACCCACCTGCGCCCTGACGGCAGGCGGCGCGCCTTCGCGCCCGCCGGTGACGGCGACGTGTGGAAGACGGTCGACGAGGCGGAGGAGACCATCACGCGGGAGGGCGACTCCTACGTCCTCGAGCGCCCGGACGGCACGAGCCGGGCCTTCGACGGGGACGGCAGGCTCGTCGAGGTGCGCGACCCCTTGGGCGTCACCGCCGTCGTGCGTCGCGACGGGGCCGGGCTCCCCGTCCGCCTCGAGACCGGTGGCGGCGGCAGGCACGTCGACGTCACCTACGCCGGGACGCGCGTCGCGCTCGTCCGCGACCACGCCGGTCGCGAGGTGAGCTATGCCTACGAGGGCGACCTCCTGGCGTCCGTCACCAAGCCGGATGGTGCCACCTGGGGCTATGCCTACGACGGGAAGGGCCGCCTGTGCGGCGTCGTCGACCCGGCGGGCAGGTGGAGGCTCAGGCAGTCCTACGACGCCCACGGCCGCGTCTCGCGCCAGCGGATGGCGGGGGAGGGCGAGGACGTCTTCTCGTACGCCACCGGCAGCACGGCGCACGAGTCGGCACGCTCCGGGCGCGAGGCGTTCGTCCAGGACGAGCAGGGCAGGACCACGGAGGTCAGGAGGGGTACCGTCTCCGAGCGCTACACCTACACGGAGCGGAACCTCTGGGAGGGCCGCCTGGACGGCGCGGGCGCCCGCACGCGCTGGGGCTACGACGCCGCGGGCGACGTGAGCAGGATGGAGCTCCCGAGCGGGGCCGGCGTGGACATCGAGAGGGACGGCCGCAGGGTCAGCGGGGTGACGGTCGCCGGAAGGCGCTTCCTCTCGGTCTCATACGAGGACGGGCTCCCCACCTCGGTGACGGACGGGGAGGGCAACGCGTTTGCGGTCTCCTGGGACGAGGATGGGGGCGGCCTCTCCGTGGTCGACCCGGATGGCACCCGGACGTCCATCGCCCTCAACGCCTCGCGCGAGCCCGTGTCGCTCCAGGTGCCCGGCGAGGGGGAGACGAGGGTCGAGCGCGACCCCCTCGGGAGGCCCACCCGCGTCGTCACGCCGTCCGGGACGGTCCGCTATGGCTGGGACGCGGAGGGCAGGCTCACGTCCGAGCAGGCCGAGGGCGAGGACCCGCGGACCTATGCCTACGACGCCCGGGGCGACCTCGCCCGTGTGACCGAGGGGGAGCATCGGCTGAGCGTCGAGCGGGACGAGGCCGGGCGCGTCGTCAGGGCGGAGCTCGACGACGGGCAGTGGATGAGCGCCGCCTACGACGAGGCGGGGCGCATGACGTCCTGCGAGGACTCCCACGGCCGCACGCTGGCGTGCGAGTACGACGAGGCGGGGCGCCTGCGCCGCGCCACCGACGCGGCGGGCTCCTGGGTCGAATGGTCCTACGACAAGGCGGGCAGGCCGGTGCGCTCGCGTGCTTCCTCTGGTGCGGAGTCGACGGTCGCGTACGGCTTCGATGGCCGCGTGAGGTCCGTCTCTGACAATCGTACGGGCGGATTTAGCATTGCCCGCGACGCGCTCGGGAGGGCCATCGCCTCCTTCGACGGGGAGGGCCTCCTGTTCGAGGCCAGGCGCGATACCCGAGGTGCCATTACCTCCACCAAGAACGCCGTGGGAGAGACGGCGCACTTCGAGCGGGACTGGGCGGGCAGGATCGTGCGCGTGGCGGCCGACGGCGTGAGCGCCTCCGTCTCGCGTGACGCCGCGGGGCGCACGAGCGCCGTCTCCGTCTCGGAGGGAGGGGGAGGGCCCGCCCTCCTCGAGGAGCGCCGCACGTACACCAAGGGTGGCCGGCTGAGCCGCATCGAGGGGCCCCTCGGGACGGAGTCCTTCACGTGGGCACGGGACGGGAGCCTGCGCTCGCACGAGGACGCCCTGGGCACCACCACGTCGCAGGTGGGCACGGACGGCCGGAGCATGCGCGTCACCAGGCCGGACGGAAGCGTCTGGGAGGGCTCGCTCTCCCACGACATGCGACGCGCCACGGTGAGCGACGGCGGCGCGTCGGTGGCGGTCAGCTTCGACGGGCTGGGGCACCCCGTCCGTGCCGACATGGGCGACGGCACGGCCGTCGACTACGAGTACGACGGGGCGGGGAGGCTGCTCTCGGTGGCCCACTCGCGGGCACCCAAGGTCACCTACGCCTACGACAGGGCCGACAGGGTCTCGGGTATCACGCAGGGCGATATGGGCGTCCGCTATGCCTACGACGACGCCGGGAGGATCGCGCGCAGGGAGTTCTCGGATGGCACGAGCGTCTCCTACGCCTATGACGGGCGGGGCAACCTGGCCTCGCTCGTGGCGAGGGACGCCGACGGGTACGATGCCCTGTCCGAGGGCTACTCCTACGACCGCCTCGGCAGGAGGGTGGCGCGGACGGTCACCCGCGACGGCGCGACGAGCGAGTTCGCCTACTCGTACGCCTACTCGTACGACGGGGCGGGCAGGCTCCTTTCCGTGTCGGAGGACGGCAGGGAGCGGGACGCCTGGGACTACGACGCCCTGGGCAACGTGCTCCGCGCGAGCACGCCGCGCGGTACCACCACCTACGCCTACGACGCGGCCGGCAGGATGGCGAGCTCCGAGGGGCCGGAGGGCACCAGGCGCTACGAGTGGGACGCGCGCTCGCGCCTCTCGCGCGTGACCGACGGCGAGGGCGCCCCCGTCCTCGAGCTCTCGTGGGACGCGGCCGACAGGCTCGTCTCCTCCACGAACGAGCGAGGCACCACCACCTACGGCTACGACGCGCTCGGCAACCGCGTCTGCCAGGAGGGGCCCGACGGCAGCTTCGGCTGGGCGATAGACCCCCTCCGCGCGACGCGCAACACCCTGGGCTGGGGACGCGAGGGCGACCTGCGGCCCGCCCTCGCGGACGGGGCGATGCCCCTGTGGTCGAGCGGCACCTGCCTCGTGAGCGACGCCAACGGCACGCCGCTGGCGACCACGTCGGACCTCGCCACGACGCTCCTGGAGGACCCCTTCGGGCAGGGCGGCTGGGACGGCCTCGCATTCGGCTATGCGGGGTACACGCCCGACCCGGCGACGGGGCTGCTCCACGCGCGCCTGCGCGACTACGACCCCTCCGCCCGGAGGTTCTGCTCGCCCGACCCGAGGCGGGGCTACATGGCCTCCCCCCGCACCCTCAACCGCTGGGCGTGCTGCTTCGGCGACCCCGTGAACCTCGTGGACGTCGACGGCGGCTGGCCGGACGTGGGCAAGTGGTTCAGCGACCGGGCGCACGACGCGCAGGAGTTCTGGGACAAGCAGGTTTATGGCATCGATCGGACGCTCAAGAAAGAGGAAGTGGATATTGACGGCGTCAAGGTCGGTGGGGAGACCTATCGGCACACAGGGGGCGGAATAATTGTAGTGCAGCGGAATGCAGACAATGAGACCACTGGAGTGAACCTGAACCTCCCATCAATCTCTATACCAGGTACAAAGATCAAGGTCTCGACGAGTGCGTCATTGCGCTGGGGGGAGAAGTGGGGAATTTCAGATTCCGTTAACTATACAAATGGTGATGGCCCCACGTCTTCATATGGATGGGAAGTTTCCCACTCCGGCGTAGGGGTAAAGCACTCGGTTTCCTCCAAGCTTCCGAATATCATTGGCACGACGATTGGGACGAGGGCTAGCGTTGGCAAGGGTTTCAGCTGGCCGCAGATCGGCTACGCGGCCGCTCTGGTCGGCATGACGGTCCTGGTCATCGTGGCGGTTGCCGACAATGCAGTGGGCGTCGAGGGGGTCGACGAGGCTCCTGCGGCAGCCGGTTGGGCCTACGTCCTACGGCAGCTCCTGTCGGCGCCGGCCTTCGCTGCCGCATGCGCGGGGTAG
- a CDS encoding RHS repeat-associated core domain-containing protein, with protein MGIEIRPNAVMGQIDGKDKGIGDLCEEAKSRVEAINGLVGDDGLSGAGYAAAKKRFAAYASVLTALSTAAARVSQIDTQVSGALSGFFGGVDKVSEDEWKQKQDAANSAIEKLDSDHSQAASSDEGCSDEQEASYKSDRAEQEQAASEAGAMLSRIYQYCEQTNGIYGDVDLSDLIDTAQKAMGAISAAGWNSETNSWGELDDSTFADLDKKTAKVAETIANSASDGQQGSDENTEYGGDPVSLVNGNFTWARGYFLYGGRPALTLTYNSLRREAGALGPGWRHSLEASLEDGPDGITVTWGDGSTERFVAISEGVWSESRGRDEYMSRFGKGWRLEDRRGEQWYFDEHGGLGSIVDAFGRATTLERDPEGRVRRAIVRELTLSFSYGDEGRLESVSDDTGRSVSLSYDAGGMLAGIVDETGAAIAFSNEGDLLAELRDEEGRLICSNAYDQDGRVLSQLLPGGEVSYRWDGDTVEVTERDGSVTLHRSDSAGRSTLSVNELGLARARSYDARDYLTGLRAPSGASWSWSRDRSGRATSLRDPTGREARTMWDDGMLPRSVEVDGNVTLRSTSDERGLPVQVSDGSGSTMGLRWDAMRRLVRVTFADGSSQSWDYAGSSRLPARFVDEGGHVTRYEWDAWGNLASVTRPNGSTERWRWDARCRLMAHEPLGGGTETWERDASGRAVAHTDALGQRTCARRDAAGRVSSETEPDGSEVRWEYGPRGELLSLTWPDGGKTSFGYDAAMRLAALTLPSGERTGLSLDADDNIVGIEGPAGTNAYTWDAAGRLTSAQGPRDGEERSYDAQGRLSERRFADGSSVRYEYDAAGRQARLIVNDDYTIDFAYDGRGRLVSREDSLGRGYRWRLDAAGNRVSEDGIDGELRFSYGTDGTFSAVTDAAGNRTASVLDPAGEAAEVLRPGNAGPARYVRDSLGRITSIEDPTGRVSRFEYDAAGNVCRRDDGGVVHEWAYDAMGRAVADRGPAGEHRYAYDGAGNLVEAADGSGTSRIEVDAAGRPTAVRHPDGVHLGWAYDERGNRALLDVDGTEIRYHHDGLGRLARVEAGGGWVELDYDERGNLSRRRWSDGSSQSIALDPAGRLASMELVDAAGHRDSLSYEWDGRDDLVALVAERWGAPGQSGRFELSYDAAGRLTSVSRDGEELERYAYDGRGNRVSSPGASYVYDAADRLVELRGEGGTTCYAYDGAGCLASVEGPAGASLLSLDDAGAPLSTEWAGGGRRRHLRDPLGRPRGVEGLSADLHDPSVPLHSLVRRRTGAGERVYLQTPAGCVGAVDPAGGALEPVMCDLLGQALRVCRGGEFGAALGSMPFGVPLASDPLVPFGAFGYVADPATGLLASPTRLYDPGLGRFLSPDPVGGAPDRPHTLNRYAYSASNPTRYFDPTGGFINLAAGAAFAVGGALVNGAIELGRETLIEHKSPDWGKVGGKALEGVAIGGVAGLTCGASLGVSVAANFGAGVLTDVADQALVEGTAQGRSPYEITAHALIAGGTNALSNGPALPVDKWLSAPVSETLTNKIVGEEVFKDIDKDLVMSATTRGQWRDLLGYGTLEEALSFISSGGMSLAADQTGMTSKLANGLAVLSNWLERYSRYAVVACAQGGR; from the coding sequence GTGGGAATCGAGATTAGGCCGAACGCCGTCATGGGACAGATAGACGGCAAGGACAAGGGCATAGGCGACCTGTGCGAGGAGGCCAAGTCGCGTGTCGAGGCCATTAACGGACTCGTTGGGGACGACGGACTCTCGGGGGCCGGGTATGCGGCGGCCAAGAAGCGCTTTGCGGCATACGCGTCGGTGCTGACGGCGCTGAGCACGGCCGCCGCACGAGTCTCGCAGATCGACACGCAGGTCTCCGGGGCGCTCTCGGGCTTCTTCGGGGGCGTGGACAAGGTGAGCGAGGACGAGTGGAAGCAGAAGCAGGACGCCGCGAACTCCGCCATCGAAAAGCTCGACTCCGACCACAGCCAGGCCGCGAGCTCCGACGAGGGATGCTCTGACGAGCAGGAGGCCTCCTACAAGTCGGACAGGGCCGAGCAGGAGCAGGCCGCCAGCGAGGCGGGCGCGATGCTCTCGCGCATCTACCAGTACTGCGAGCAGACGAACGGCATCTATGGGGACGTCGACCTCTCCGACCTCATCGACACGGCCCAGAAAGCCATGGGAGCGATCTCGGCCGCAGGCTGGAACTCCGAGACCAACAGCTGGGGCGAGCTCGATGACAGTACGTTTGCCGACCTTGACAAGAAGACGGCCAAGGTTGCCGAGACCATCGCCAACAGCGCGTCCGATGGGCAGCAGGGCAGCGACGAGAACACGGAGTATGGCGGCGACCCCGTGAGCCTTGTCAACGGGAACTTCACGTGGGCGAGAGGGTACTTCCTCTACGGTGGCAGGCCCGCGCTTACGCTCACCTACAACTCCCTTAGACGCGAGGCAGGCGCGCTGGGGCCCGGCTGGCGCCACAGCCTGGAGGCGTCACTCGAGGATGGGCCGGACGGCATCACCGTCACCTGGGGGGATGGCTCGACCGAGAGGTTCGTCGCCATCTCCGAGGGGGTCTGGTCCGAGTCGCGCGGCCGGGACGAGTACATGTCCCGCTTCGGCAAGGGGTGGAGGCTCGAGGACCGTCGTGGGGAGCAGTGGTACTTCGACGAGCATGGTGGGCTCGGTTCCATCGTCGACGCGTTCGGGAGGGCGACGACGCTCGAGCGAGATCCTGAGGGGAGGGTCCGTCGGGCCATCGTGCGCGAGCTGACCCTGTCGTTCTCGTATGGTGACGAAGGCAGGCTCGAGTCCGTCTCCGATGACACGGGACGCTCCGTCTCCCTCTCCTACGACGCGGGCGGCATGCTTGCGGGCATCGTGGACGAGACCGGAGCAGCGATCGCCTTCTCCAACGAGGGGGATCTGCTGGCGGAGCTCCGCGACGAGGAGGGACGCCTCATCTGCTCGAACGCCTATGACCAGGACGGGCGGGTGCTCTCCCAGCTGCTGCCGGGGGGCGAGGTCTCCTACCGCTGGGACGGGGACACCGTCGAGGTCACCGAGCGCGACGGCTCGGTGACGCTCCATCGCAGCGACTCCGCGGGACGCAGTACGCTCAGCGTCAACGAGCTCGGCCTCGCAAGGGCGCGCTCCTACGACGCGCGCGACTACCTGACGGGGCTGAGGGCGCCCAGCGGGGCGTCCTGGTCGTGGTCGCGCGACCGCTCCGGCAGGGCGACCTCCCTGCGCGACCCCACCGGCCGCGAGGCCCGTACGATGTGGGACGACGGCATGCTTCCGAGGAGCGTCGAGGTGGACGGGAACGTGACCCTCCGCTCCACGTCCGATGAACGGGGACTGCCCGTGCAGGTCTCCGATGGCTCGGGATCGACGATGGGGCTGCGGTGGGACGCCATGCGCAGGCTCGTGCGCGTCACGTTCGCCGACGGCTCGTCGCAGTCGTGGGACTACGCCGGCTCCTCGAGGCTGCCCGCGCGCTTCGTGGACGAAGGGGGGCACGTCACCCGATACGAGTGGGATGCCTGGGGCAACCTGGCGTCCGTGACGAGACCCAATGGTTCGACGGAGCGCTGGCGGTGGGACGCCCGCTGCCGTCTCATGGCGCACGAACCTCTGGGCGGGGGGACCGAGACGTGGGAGCGCGACGCCTCCGGCAGGGCGGTCGCGCACACGGACGCCCTCGGGCAGAGGACGTGCGCGCGACGCGACGCCGCGGGCAGGGTCAGTTCCGAGACGGAACCGGACGGCTCCGAGGTGCGGTGGGAGTACGGCCCCCGCGGGGAGCTCCTCTCCCTCACCTGGCCGGACGGGGGTAAGACGAGCTTCGGCTACGACGCGGCGATGCGCCTCGCCGCCCTCACGCTGCCAAGTGGCGAGAGGACGGGGCTGAGCCTCGATGCTGACGACAACATCGTCGGCATCGAGGGGCCTGCCGGCACGAACGCCTACACATGGGACGCGGCGGGACGACTCACCTCGGCCCAGGGGCCCCGCGATGGGGAGGAGCGCTCGTATGACGCGCAGGGCAGGCTCTCCGAGAGGAGGTTCGCGGACGGCTCGAGCGTCCGGTACGAGTACGACGCGGCAGGGCGCCAGGCGCGCCTCATCGTGAATGATGACTACACTATCGACTTTGCGTACGACGGGCGCGGCAGGCTCGTCTCCCGGGAGGACTCGCTCGGGCGCGGGTACCGCTGGCGGCTGGACGCGGCGGGCAACAGGGTGTCCGAGGACGGCATCGACGGCGAGCTGCGCTTCTCCTATGGGACGGACGGCACGTTCTCGGCCGTCACGGACGCGGCGGGCAACAGGACGGCGAGCGTCCTGGACCCCGCGGGCGAGGCCGCCGAGGTGCTGAGGCCCGGCAATGCGGGCCCCGCCAGGTACGTGCGCGACTCCCTCGGGCGCATCACGTCGATCGAGGACCCCACGGGGCGCGTGTCCCGCTTCGAGTACGACGCGGCGGGCAACGTCTGTCGCAGGGACGACGGCGGCGTCGTGCACGAGTGGGCGTACGACGCCATGGGGCGCGCGGTGGCCGACCGTGGCCCCGCCGGGGAGCACCGCTACGCCTACGATGGGGCGGGCAACCTCGTGGAGGCCGCCGACGGGAGCGGCACCTCGCGCATCGAGGTCGATGCCGCCGGGCGGCCCACGGCCGTGAGGCACCCGGACGGTGTGCACCTCGGGTGGGCGTACGATGAGCGCGGCAACAGGGCCTTGCTCGACGTGGATGGCACGGAGATTCGCTACCACCACGACGGCCTCGGTCGCCTCGCGCGCGTGGAGGCCGGCGGCGGCTGGGTGGAGCTCGACTACGACGAGCGCGGCAACCTGTCGCGCCGCCGCTGGTCGGACGGCTCGTCGCAGTCCATCGCGCTCGACCCGGCGGGCCGCCTGGCGTCGATGGAGCTGGTGGATGCCGCCGGGCACCGCGACTCCCTGTCGTACGAGTGGGACGGCCGCGACGACCTGGTGGCGCTCGTCGCCGAGCGTTGGGGTGCCCCCGGGCAGTCCGGCCGCTTCGAGCTCTCCTACGACGCCGCAGGTCGTCTCACGTCCGTCTCGCGCGACGGCGAGGAGCTGGAGCGCTACGCCTACGACGGCCGCGGCAACAGGGTCTCCTCGCCCGGCGCCTCGTATGTCTACGACGCCGCCGACAGGCTCGTGGAGCTGCGCGGCGAGGGCGGGACGACGTGCTACGCCTACGACGGGGCGGGCTGCCTCGCGTCCGTCGAGGGGCCGGCCGGCGCGTCCCTGCTCTCGCTGGATGATGCGGGCGCGCCGCTCTCGACGGAGTGGGCCGGCGGCGGCCGCCGCCGGCACCTGCGCGACCCGCTCGGCCGCCCGCGCGGCGTCGAAGGGCTCTCGGCGGACCTGCACGACCCGTCGGTGCCCCTCCACTCGCTCGTGCGCAGGCGCACGGGGGCGGGGGAGCGCGTCTACCTGCAGACGCCGGCCGGCTGCGTCGGCGCCGTCGACCCCGCCGGCGGCGCCCTCGAGCCGGTCATGTGCGACCTGCTCGGCCAGGCGCTGCGCGTCTGCCGCGGCGGGGAGTTCGGCGCCGCGCTGGGCTCGATGCCCTTCGGCGTGCCGTTGGCGTCCGACCCGCTCGTGCCCTTCGGCGCGTTCGGCTACGTGGCCGACCCGGCCACGGGCCTGCTCGCCTCGCCCACGCGCCTCTACGACCCCGGCCTCGGGCGCTTCCTGTCGCCCGACCCCGTGGGAGGAGCGCCCGACAGGCCCCACACGCTCAACCGCTACGCCTACTCCGCGTCCAACCCCACGCGCTACTTTGACCCAACGGGAGGGTTCATAAACCTGGCGGCTGGTGCTGCCTTTGCTGTAGGTGGAGCCTTGGTGAACGGAGCAATCGAGCTTGGTAGAGAAACGCTGATCGAGCATAAGTCCCCGGACTGGGGGAAGGTGGGAGGAAAGGCGCTGGAGGGAGTTGCCATTGGTGGTGTCGCCGGCCTCACCTGCGGGGCGTCCCTCGGCGTGAGTGTCGCCGCAAACTTTGGGGCAGGGGTCTTGACCGATGTTGCTGACCAGGCCTTGGTCGAGGGCACCGCGCAGGGGCGCTCACCTTACGAGATTACTGCACATGCCTTAATAGCAGGTGGTACGAATGCCCTTTCTAACGGGCCGGCTCTTCCTGTTGACAAGTGGCTCTCGGCTCCTGTGAGTGAGACGTTGACTAACAAGATTGTAGGCGAGGAAGTCTTCAAGGATATCGACAAGGATCTTGTGATGAGCGCGACGACACGGGGGCAGTGGCGCGACCTCCTTGGCTATGGCACCCTAGAAGAGGCCCTCTCATTCATCTCGTCTGGGGGGATGTCATTAGCGGCAGACCAGACTGGCATGACGTCCAAACTTGCCAATGGGCTAGCCGTCCTCTCCAATTGGCTTGAGCGCTATTCGAGGTACGCAGTAGTGGCGTGCGCCCAAGGGGGTCGGTAG